The DNA window TCTTCTGAAGAATTTAGAAGAAATAAAATCGTCATTCTGTCTCTATTATGGATTGCTTCTTATAGCGGCGTATTGGCTTTCAGTAAATATCATCCCCCTCGTTATTTTCTGCCTTTGGCAGTACCCATTGCTTTTTTATTTGGAATTGTTATCTCCTTCATTTGGCGGAAATCAAGCAGAAAGTATGCCATTTTTGTTTCGTTGCTCGTTGTTGTGTATTTGCTTTTTTTCGATGGCTACAAAATTGTAAAATACATAACAAATCCTCATTATAGTTTTTTTAATATGTCAAAAGAAATTAACAAGATTGTCCTCAAGGAAAATTCCTCTGATGAAAGAATGATTTTAATGGGGGATTTCGCTGATTCTATTGCATTGACTGCAAATGTTTATCCAATAAATGCAAAAGTAGGGACAAAGCAGTTGAACTGGAAAATAAGGAAATATTCTCCTCAATATTTTGTTTCTCTTGGGAAGGATGCGAGCACTTTAGGTTTGTTGTCTAAAAGCTGTAAAGTGAAAAAAATTGGCGAATGGAATGTCTTTGATAACTATTATTTTGGAAGAAAAGTCTTGCTGTACAGGTTATCAAAGTAGAGGACAGGGGACACATCGATTTGCCGGAGCTTTCTTTTTTATTTTTCAGTTTTTTTTGTGTTAGAAAAAATAGATAAGGAATGTTGAAAATACTTCTGATGAGATATGGCTTGATATATTTTTATAAAAAGGTAAAAGGAAAAAACTTGAAAAGAATAGTTAGAGCATTTTTAAATGATTAACAAATTATAGAAGAGAATAATCATATTTTTTAAAGGAGGAATAATATGGCAAAGATAGAAGGTTATGAAATGCCTGATGAGCTTTACTATCATACTGAGCATAGTTGGGCAAGAGTGGAAGATGGAAATGTAAGAGTTGGTATGACAGATTTTTTCCAGCAACAGGCAGGGGCTGTGGTGTATGTCGATTTGCCTGATGAAGATGATGATGTAGAGGCAGGAGAAGTTTGCGGCAAAATTCAGACAAGAAAGTGGATAGGAAAACTTGTAGCACCTGTTGGAGGAACGATAATAGAAGTGAACGAAGAGGTCAATGAAGATAATACGCTTATAAATAAAGATCCTTACAATGAGGGATGGATTCTTCTCATTGAACCTTCAAATCTCGATGAAGACCTCGGCAATTTAATCCATGGCGATAAAGTTGAAGAATGGATCAAATCTGAAATCAAGAGGGCAGAAGAATTGAAAGCGCAAGGTGGAGGCGGAGAATAAATTCTCTCTGCAACCCTCTTTTGGAGTAAATATCATCGTATTTATTTTTAAATCATAGGAGAGGATTGAAAAGTGGAGAAGTGGCGATATATCAAGGAATGGGATAAGCTTGTTACTCCTGAATATGGATTGGCTGTTGATGATACATTGCCTTATTCTGTTGCAGAAAAGGATTCCCCTCCAATACTTCACCTCTACCGATTTGAGCCATCGGCAATAGTAGGGAAGTATCAAGATATTCGAGCAGCGCTGAAGATTGACCGCTGTAAGGAGCTTGGAATACATTATAATAGAAGAAGTACAGGCGGCGGCACTGTCATAATGGGGCCAAAAGCAGTTGCCCTTGGCTTTGGAATTTCATTAAAGCATCCTGCAATGCAGGGAGGAATAAAAGGCATCTTCAATACTATGAGCCAAATACTTATCAGAACATTGGCTGATTTTGGAA is part of the Candidatus Schekmanbacteria bacterium genome and encodes:
- a CDS encoding glycine cleavage system protein H → MAKIEGYEMPDELYYHTEHSWARVEDGNVRVGMTDFFQQQAGAVVYVDLPDEDDDVEAGEVCGKIQTRKWIGKLVAPVGGTIIEVNEEVNEDNTLINKDPYNEGWILLIEPSNLDEDLGNLIHGDKVEEWIKSEIKRAEELKAQGGGGE